The sequence AGCTCGATCCCCGTTCCGGGAAAGCGCTCGCGGACGATCGCCGCGATCGTCCGGTAGAGTCTCACGCGCGCCGGGCGGTTGAGGCGCTCCTTGCCGTCGGCGTCGCGGATCCATTCGCCGCGCAAAACGGCGCTGCGGGGGCGGCGCCGCCGGACGACGTCGCGCAGCCCGAGCGGGAAGCGCAGGACGCCGATCTCGACCCGTTCCGGCCCGTCCGGCCCGAGCGCCCCGGCGACGAGGCCGACGAGCCGCCGGTAGTCGTTCTCCCGCGCGTACGCGGGGATCACCGGGTCGAGGCGGACGCCGACGCGCAGCCCCGCAGCCGCGGCGCGCCGCATCGCATCGAGGCGCGCCTCGAGGGGCGCGGTGCCGGGTTCCTCGCGACCGATCGCCTCGGCCGGCGTCATCGTCCAGGCGATGACGAGGTGGCGGCGCATGAGGGCGGCGAGCCGCGGGTCCGGCGGTTCGCTTCCGGCGGCGCCCGCCGCGGCCAGCAGGTGGTCGATCGACGCGCTCTTCGTCCTCGCGTCGAGGAGGGCGCCGGTGCCCTCGAGGAGGGGCAGGATATCGAGGGTCGTGCCCGTGACGGCGTCGAGGGCGAGGCTGTCGCCGAACTCGCCCGTCGTGAGGCGGATCAACGGATCGTCGCGGAGGGCGGCGCGTATCTCGTCGGCCATCCGGCCGGTGTCGGTGAAGACGGTCAGCCCGCTCGTCTCGAGATAGCTCTGCAGGTAGCAGTAGGCGCAGGAGAAGGGGCAGCCGACGAGCGGCACGACGTATCTTTCTCCGCAGGGCGGCGCCTTCTCGGGGAGGCGGAAGGTCTTGACGAACGCCCCGCGCCGGCGCGACAGGGCGAGCGTTCCCGGCGGCGGTCCCCCCGCGGGCGCCTCGCCGGCGAGGACTTGCGCGGGAACGCCGGGCAGCCGGCCGCGCACGCGCTCGACGAGCACGTCCGAGGCCGCCTCGGCCGCGATGACGATCATCTCGATCTTCACGGGCATCTCAGTATTCGACCCAGCCGCCGCGGCGCAGCCATCGGATCGTGTCGCCGGCGAAAAGGTAGACGAGGACGATGCCGCCGATGAATCCGCCGATGTGGGCGAACCACGCGACGCCGCCGCCCTGCATCTCGCCGAGCGAGGCGATGCCGTAGAAGAGCTGGATGACGAACCAGAAGACGATGATGACGTAGGCCGGCACGACGGTCAGGCGGATGAAGATGAAAAGGAACATCAGCGTGAGGACGCGCGCGTGCGGAAAGGCGACCAGGTAGGCGCCGAGAATGCCCGCGATCGCGCCGCTCGCCCCGATCGTCGGGATCGTCGACGACGGGTCGGAGAGGATGTGCAGGGCGTGGGCCGCCAGGCCGCAGAGAAGGTAGAAGAGGATGTACTTCGTCGGGCCGAGGATGTCCTCGACGTTGTTCCCGAAGATCCACAGGTAGAGCATGTTCGATGCGAGGTGCAGCAGCCCGCCGTGCATGAACATCGAGGTGAGGAGGGTGAGGCCGATGACGGCCGGCCCCTCCTGGTGGGTCATCCCCCCGCCGATGCGGAGGCCGACGAGGTCGGTCCAGTGCGTGATCTCGAAGGGGGTCGCCCCGAGCGAGGCGACGACCGAGTTGTACCCGACCGATCCGAGCGAGCGCATGTAGAGGTAGACGAGGACGTTGATCGCGATGAGGGCGATCGTCACGAACGGCGTCCGACGGGTCGGATTGATATCCTTCAGCGGCAGGAACATACCGGTAATCTAGCGGACCGGGCCGTGCGGGGAAAGCGAATTAACCGGGGATGCGCAGGCACACCTTGAAGGCGTCTTGCCGCCGCGTCCGCCGGAAGGCCGTCTCGAAGCGGTCGAGCGGGTAGACGGCGGTGATGAATGGCAAGACCGCCACCTCGCGCATCGCGACGAGGCGCAGGGCGGTGTCGAAGGGGCCGCAGCGGGAGCCGATCACCGTGATCTCGTCGACGACGAGCGGCGAGGGATTCCAGCGCACCGGGGCGGCGACGGTGGATTTCATCACGATCGTCCCGCGCGGCCGCACGAGGGCGGCCGCGGCGGGGAGCCCGCCGAGGCTCCCCGTGCATTCGACGACGACGTCGAATGCGTGCGCGTCTCCGGGCCGTTCGCCGGTCTTCCGCGCCCTGAGGCCGATCGACCGCAAGGCGGACATCTTCGCCTCGTTCATGCCGAAGACGGTCAGGTGCCGGCTCCGAAGGGAGAGGACCTGGGCCGCCAAGGCGGCGAGGCGCCCGTCGCCGAGGACCGCCACGCGGTCGGTGGCGGCGATCCGCGCGCGAACGGGGATCTCGCAGGCGGCGGCGAGGAGCTCGGTGAAGACCGCCTCCTCGTCGGCGACCTCGTCGGGGACGCGATGGAGGTTGGCCTCGGGGAGGGCGAGGTACTCGGCGAAGGCGCCGTCGCGCCCGTCGATCCCGAGGGTCGTGCGCCGGGTGCAGTGCTTGCCGAGCCCGCGCCGGCACAGCGAGCACCGGTTGCACGGGACGTTGATCTCGCCGACGACGCGCCTGCCGACGAGCGCGCGCGTCGGGGCCTCGACGACCTCGCCGACGAATTCATGGCCGGGGATGCCGGTGAAGCCCATGTACCCGCGGAGGATCTCGAGATCGGTCGAGCAGATGCCGGCGAGGCGGACGCGCACGAGGGCTTCCCCCCGTTTCCGGCGCGGCCGGGGCCGTGAGCAGAGTCGCAGCGTCGTTCCGTCGAAAAGCAGGGCTTTCATCGCCGTCGGGCCGCGGCGGGCCCGCTTCCTCCTTGCGTCACTCCCGACGGACAGGGTACCTTCATGGACGGGGGGGCGCAAGGACGAACACGGGCACTACCGGCCGGGAGGCGACGATGACGGAGCGGCAATACCTGATCGACGAATTCAACCTGCAGGACGCATGGCGCCTGTTCCGCATCCTCGCGGAGTTCGTGGAGGGATTCGACACGATGGCGACGGTGCCGCCGGCGGTGACCGTCTTCGGCTCGGCGAGGGCGGTGGAGGGGGAAGCGGCGTACGACAATGCCCGCGAGCTCTGCCGGCGCCTGGCGGCGGGCGGATGCTCGATCGTCACCGGCGGCGGCCCCGGCGTGATGGAGGCGGCCAACCGCGGCGCCCAGGAGGGGGGCGGGCTCTCGGTCGGCCTCAACATCGAGCTGCCCTTCGAACAGCGGCCGAATCCCTACATCGACAAGCTGATCAGCTTCCGCTACTTCTTCGTCCGCAAGGTGATGTTCGTCAAGTACGCGATGGCCTTCATCATCTTTCCCGGCGGCTTCGGGACGATGGACGAGCTCTTCGAGTCGCTCACGCTCATACAGACGCACAAGATCAAGCCCTTCCCGGTCTACATGATCGGCCGCGAGTTCTGGTCGGGGCTCATCGACTGGATGAGCGAGCGGATGCTCGCGGAGAACAGGATACTCCCCGAGGACATGGAGCTCATCCACCTCGTCGATTCGCTCGACGAGGTGGAGCAGGCCGTCATCGGCCGGCAGAGGATGATGGCGTCGGAGGAATGATTTGCCCGCCTCACGAGGCGAGATAGGCTCCCGCGAGGCAGATCCCCGTTAACAGGTGGCAGAGGATCGTCGCGGCGTTCGCCGGCGCGAGCGCCGCGGTTTCCGCGTGGTGGCGGCGCGCCGTCAGGGCCGCGCGGAGGGCGAGCGGCGCGGGGGCGAGGGCGACGAGGGCGAGCGGGGGCATGATGCCGGCTGCGACGCCGATCGCGATCGACAGGAAGGCGAGCGCCGCCGTCGCCGCGTACAGGACGGCGCCGCGGCGCGTTCCCAGACGCACGATCAGCGTCCGCTTCCCGGCGGATTCGTCGGCCTGCGAGTCCTGGAACTCGTTGATCAGGATGATGTCGGCGACGAGGAATGCCAGCGGCAGCGAGGCGACGGCGCTCTCGGCGGTGATCCGGCCCGTCTGGACGAAGTAGGCGCCGATCACGACCAGGAGGCCGAAATCGATGCCGACGACGAGCTCGCCGAGGCCGCGGTGGGCGAGGCGGAGCGGTGGCGCCGTGTAGAACCAGCCCGAGAGGAGTCCCGCCGCGCCGAGGAGGAGGATCGCCGGTCCGCGGGCGGCGACGAGGACCGCCCCGACCGCGGCGGCGGCGGCGGAGAGGAGGATCGCGGCGAGGAGAACGGCGCGCGGCGACAGGAGCCCGTCCTGGATGAGCCTGCTACCCCCGGTGAAGGGACGCACGAAACGGACGTTCATTCCGTCCGTGCCCGAGCGGTGGTCGAAATAGTCGTTGGCGACGTTCGCGGCGAGCTGGAGAAGGGCCGCTCCGGCGAGGGTGAGGAGGAGGAGGCCCGCATCGAGTCGCCCCGTGTCGTGGCGGGCGATCGCCGCGCCGACGAGGACGGGCGCGATCGTCGCGGTGAGAAACGCGGCCCGGACCTCCCGGAGCCACGGGAACGGGGCGGACACCGGCTACCTCCCGATCAGCTGCTGCTGCGACCGTCGGAGTATATCGGCGGCGCTCGCCGGAGTAAACCCCTCCCCGTGAAAAAAGACGGGGCCGGTCGAAACCGGCCCCGTCTCCCCTGAACCGGGGTGCGCACGTCGTTCGGACACCCCAGGATCCTTGTCCCTGACACCAGCCCGTGCGGTCGTTCGAGGGACGTTTACCAGACGCTCTTGCCCCAGACGCTCTTGCCCATGGTGAGCAGAAGGGCGACGACCAGCGCGATGTTCGTGAAGTGCAGCATTTCCGTACCCCCTTGTTCCGTGTTGTTTCCGATGACTGCGGACAGTGACTTGTAATAGCAGGCGACGTGCCAGAATGCCCGATCGTTCCGCATTGTTTCTTTTGGTGCGTATCTCATTCAATAGCAATGGAATACAGCTACGGTCCGCGGCGATTGCACCCCGTGTGCGGGCCCGCCTTTCTGCAGAAGTGTAAACAATAGTTTACAGTTATTCGGAAATCGGCGTAACATGTGTCAATTCATACGATTTGATAGTAAACATATATTTACTATACTGTAAGCGAAATTTTACATTTTGGGGGTCAGGAACGCGGCGGCCGCCTGCGCCCGATCCGGGCGAGGAGATCGAGCAGCCAGAGGGCGATGCGGACGTGCCGGACGCCGGCGCGCGGCTCGAGCGCGGTTTGCGCACGGTCGAGGTCGGCCCCGGCGAGCAGGTTCGTTCTGATGGCGAAAACCAGGTAGAGGCATCCGCCGCCGACGATGATCGCGGGAAAGCGGAGAGCCGGACCGGCGCCTCGCAGCAGCCAGCCGATACCGGGGAAGACGGCCGAGAGGAGGGCGGCGTGCAGGAAGGGGCCGACGGGAACGCGGGTGCCCGAGACCCGGTGCTGCATCGACTGCAGGAGGATCGCGAGCATCACGAAGGTCGAGAGGGTCGCGATCGCCGCTCCCTCGATGCCGAGGCGCGGGATGAGGAGCCGGTTGCCGGCGAAGTTCCAGGCCGCCGCGAAGGCGTACGCGGCCGCCGCCATTCGGCCGCGGCCGTAGGCCACGAGAACGGCCCAGCCGACGCGGCAGAAGAGGATGATCCCGCCGATGTAGACGAGGATCTCGATGACGCCGACCGAGGGGAGGTACTTCCGCAGGAGGAGGGAGAAGATGTCGCCGGCGAGCGCGAGCAGAAGCGCGCTCAGGGGGACGAGGACGAGGAATCCGATCCGCGAGGTGCCGAGGACCTGCCGCTCGAAGGCGCGGCGGTCGCCCGCGGCGAGCGCCGCCGTCAGCGAGGGGACGAGGGCGAGCCCCGCGGTCGACGCGATCATCGTGAGGGCCGTGATGACGAGCGCGGCCATCGTGTAGAAGGCGAAGAGCTCGACGGGGAGGTAGAACTGGACCATGAGACGGTCGATCGTGTTGATGAGATTCCAGCTGATGTCGGCGAGGAAGAAGGGAAGCCCGAATGTCGCCACCTCGCGCATCCCCCTGAAAAGCGGTCCCACGCGGTCGCCGAGACCGCGGAGGATCCGCCGGTGGAAGAAGGCGGCGAAGACGATCGCCCCGAGGAGTTCCGCGGCGAGGAAGGCCGCGATGACGTGCACGGGGTCGCGGCGCCAGAGGACGACGCCGAGGGGAAGAAGGAAGACGAGCAGGCCGTGGACGAGGGTCAGCGCCCCGCGCAGCTTTCCCCGCTGCACGGCGAGGTAGGCGGCCGCATAGAAGAGGTTGACCGCGAGGAAGGGGATGATCGCCGCGTAGACGCGGATGGGGAGTATCGCGTCGGGACGGTGCGCGAAATGCAGGGCGATCGGCCGCGAGAAGACGACGAGGAGGATGCACCAGATGAATCCCAGCCCGAGCGTCAGCGCCTCGGTCGACCGGAAGATCATGCGGGCCAGGTCGGCGCGGCCCCGCTGCCGGTATGCGGGGACGAGGCGCACGACCCCCGTGTTGAACCCGATGTTGGAGAGCATGCGGAGGATGTCGACGAAGGGCGCGGGGATGTTGAGGACCCCGTAGAGCGTGGGCCCGAGGAGCCGCCCGAGGACGATGCCGCGGATCGATTTCAGCCCGAGGACGACGATCCGGGAGGCGGAGATGAAGAAGGTGTCCGAGACGACCTTCGCGGTGGAGAGATCGACGGGTCCTCTCGTTCGGTCCATTCCTCCCCCAACGCGGCGGCCTATTTCCGGTAGCGGCCGATGAACGCCTCGACCTCGGGGATCCCCCCCTGGAAGATGAGGTAGCCGTTGTGCGGTTCGCGCTCGGTGATCTCGCCTGCGATCGGCGTGAGCATGATCCGCTTGACCTCCTCGCGGTCGTGGCTCTGGCCGAGGGCCCAGCCGAGCTTGACGTAGGCGACCTCGGGAAGCATGTTCGCCCCCGGGATCACGCCGAGGTCCATGATGTCGCGGCCGGTGTCGTAGACGTACATCTGGACGTATCCCCAGAGCGTCTGCACGGTCATGTAGATGTGGATCCCCTGCGCGCATGCCCGGCCGAGCGGCTCGTAGAGCGGCTTGTTGACGTGGCCGAGCCCCGTTCCGGCGATGACGATCCCCTTGTAGCCGTTGTCGATCAGCGCCTCGATGATGTCGGGCTTCATGTTCGGATAGTAGTAGACGATCGCCACGCGGTCGTCGAAGGCGGTGTTGATCGTCACGTTCCGGTCGTTGCGGCGCCGCTTGAAATCCTCGCGGAGATGCGTGAACTTCCCGCGGTCGACGGTCGCCAGCGGGATGTCGCCGATCGTCCGGAAGGTCGAGCGGTACGAGGAGTGCATCTTCCGCACGCGGGTGCCCCGGTGGAGCAGCCCGTACTCGTCGCTCGTCGGGCCGAACATGCAGACCATCACCTCGGCGATATCCGATTCGGCCGCCGTCCGCGTCGCGTGGATCAGGTTCAGGGCGGCGTCGCTCGAGGG is a genomic window of Candidatus Krumholzibacteriota bacterium containing:
- a CDS encoding rhomboid family intramembrane serine protease, with translation MFLPLKDINPTRRTPFVTIALIAINVLVYLYMRSLGSVGYNSVVASLGATPFEITHWTDLVGLRIGGGMTHQEGPAVIGLTLLTSMFMHGGLLHLASNMLYLWIFGNNVEDILGPTKYILFYLLCGLAAHALHILSDPSSTIPTIGASGAIAGILGAYLVAFPHARVLTLMFLFIFIRLTVVPAYVIIVFWFVIQLFYGIASLGEMQGGGVAWFAHIGGFIGGIVLVYLFAGDTIRWLRRGGWVEY
- a CDS encoding alcohol dehydrogenase catalytic domain-containing protein translates to MKALLFDGTTLRLCSRPRPRRKRGEALVRVRLAGICSTDLEILRGYMGFTGIPGHEFVGEVVEAPTRALVGRRVVGEINVPCNRCSLCRRGLGKHCTRRTTLGIDGRDGAFAEYLALPEANLHRVPDEVADEEAVFTELLAAACEIPVRARIAATDRVAVLGDGRLAALAAQVLSLRSRHLTVFGMNEAKMSALRSIGLRARKTGERPGDAHAFDVVVECTGSLGGLPAAAALVRPRGTIVMKSTVAAPVRWNPSPLVVDEITVIGSRCGPFDTALRLVAMREVAVLPFITAVYPLDRFETAFRRTRRQDAFKVCLRIPG
- a CDS encoding TIGR00730 family Rossman fold protein, giving the protein MTERQYLIDEFNLQDAWRLFRILAEFVEGFDTMATVPPAVTVFGSARAVEGEAAYDNARELCRRLAAGGCSIVTGGGPGVMEAANRGAQEGGGLSVGLNIELPFEQRPNPYIDKLISFRYFFVRKVMFVKYAMAFIIFPGGFGTMDELFESLTLIQTHKIKPFPVYMIGREFWSGLIDWMSERMLAENRILPEDMELIHLVDSLDEVEQAVIGRQRMMASEE
- the menA gene encoding 1,4-dihydroxy-2-naphthoate octaprenyltransferase codes for the protein MSAPFPWLREVRAAFLTATIAPVLVGAAIARHDTGRLDAGLLLLTLAGAALLQLAANVANDYFDHRSGTDGMNVRFVRPFTGGSRLIQDGLLSPRAVLLAAILLSAAAAAVGAVLVAARGPAILLLGAAGLLSGWFYTAPPLRLAHRGLGELVVGIDFGLLVVIGAYFVQTGRITAESAVASLPLAFLVADIILINEFQDSQADESAGKRTLIVRLGTRRGAVLYAATAALAFLSIAIGVAAGIMPPLALVALAPAPLALRAALTARRHHAETAALAPANAATILCHLLTGICLAGAYLAS
- a CDS encoding oligosaccharide flippase family protein, with the protein product MDRTRGPVDLSTAKVVSDTFFISASRIVVLGLKSIRGIVLGRLLGPTLYGVLNIPAPFVDILRMLSNIGFNTGVVRLVPAYRQRGRADLARMIFRSTEALTLGLGFIWCILLVVFSRPIALHFAHRPDAILPIRVYAAIIPFLAVNLFYAAAYLAVQRGKLRGALTLVHGLLVFLLPLGVVLWRRDPVHVIAAFLAAELLGAIVFAAFFHRRILRGLGDRVGPLFRGMREVATFGLPFFLADISWNLINTIDRLMVQFYLPVELFAFYTMAALVITALTMIASTAGLALVPSLTAALAAGDRRAFERQVLGTSRIGFLVLVPLSALLLALAGDIFSLLLRKYLPSVGVIEILVYIGGIILFCRVGWAVLVAYGRGRMAAAAYAFAAAWNFAGNRLLIPRLGIEGAAIATLSTFVMLAILLQSMQHRVSGTRVPVGPFLHAALLSAVFPGIGWLLRGAGPALRFPAIIVGGGCLYLVFAIRTNLLAGADLDRAQTALEPRAGVRHVRIALWLLDLLARIGRRRPPRS
- the gatD gene encoding Glu-tRNA(Gln) amidotransferase subunit GatD, producing the protein MSSDIYKGYRGDALEALKRFEVGVWYDVEVSSTRGDFTGIILPRSESADDRHIVLKLRNGYNVGLLVDTIGAVKEIGRKEAHYKIPEKAFPTDPRKPNVKLLGTGGTIASRLDYRTGAVIPAFSPGELYGSVPELADICNLDTEKLYGVFSENMGPEQWRGTAEAIGREIEKGIDGIVIGHGTDTMHHTAAILSFMVQDSPVPIVMVGSQRSSDRPSSDAALNLIHATRTAAESDIAEVMVCMFGPTSDEYGLLHRGTRVRKMHSSYRSTFRTIGDIPLATVDRGKFTHLREDFKRRRNDRNVTINTAFDDRVAIVYYYPNMKPDIIEALIDNGYKGIVIAGTGLGHVNKPLYEPLGRACAQGIHIYMTVQTLWGYVQMYVYDTGRDIMDLGVIPGANMLPEVAYVKLGWALGQSHDREEVKRIMLTPIAGEITEREPHNGYLIFQGGIPEVEAFIGRYRK